A section of the Oryza sativa Japonica Group chromosome 1, ASM3414082v1 genome encodes:
- the LOC9271420 gene encoding CDP-diacylglycerol--serine O-phosphatidyltransferase 3: MPVRRRWYPPSSTAAQPSPDGGDVNTDDADACPSSRQQRPPSLPQHSAPIHHRRRVINSIDASGEVMEYGSSNDQRMQDMEIWPSDGGGVEEYDPWTAWLYKPHTVSVLLAGACLLIWASGVLHPEITSSHDKVIPIKRGVWAMIAVFLAYCTLQAPSTILIRPHPAVWRLVHGMAVVYLVALTFLLFQKRDDARQFMKHLHPGLGVELPERSYGSDCRMYVPENPTNRFINIQETLFDEFVIAHVLGWWGKAVMIRNQLLLWVLSVGFELMELTFRHMLPNFNECWWDSIILDIMICNWFGIWAGMHTVRYFDGKTYEWVGLSRQPSIMGKVKRSLCQFTPAKWDKDQWHPFMEPRRFIQVFCLCVGFMTVELNTFFLKFCLWIPPRNPLVVYRLILWWLIAIPAIREYNTYLQDRKPVKKVGAFCWLSLAICMVELLICMKFGHGLFQDPMPTWLITLWICVGISLALFLLEWSRRDHLRSIKQL; this comes from the exons ATGCCAGTGCGTCGGAGGTGGTACCCCCCGAGCTCCACcgcagcccagcccagcccagatGGAGGCGATGTAAACACAGATGACGCCGACGCCTGCCCATCTTCTCGACAGCAGAGACCGCCGTCGCTTCCACAGCATTCGGCTCCCATCCATCACC GTAGACGAGTAATCAACTCCATTGATGCCAGCGGTGAGGTGATGGAATATGGATCTAGTAACGATCAGAGGATGCAGGACATGGAAATATGGccgtcggacggcggcggcgtggaggaatACGACCCGTGGACGGCTTGGCTTTACAAGCCACACACGGTCTCGGTTCTCCTTGCCGGCGCATGCCTCCTGAT CTGGGCAAGTGGGGTCCTTCATCCAGAGATTACAAGCTCTCATGATAAGGTCATACCTATTAAAAG GGGTGTCTGGGCTATGATCGCAGTTTTCCTAGCATACTGCACTCTCCAAGCACCTTCAAC GATACTTATTAGGCCTCATCCTGCTGTGTGGCGTTTGGTGCATGGCATGGCTGTTGTGTACCTTGTTGCTCtaacttttcttcttttccag AAACGTGATGATGCCAGGCAGTTTATGAAGCACCTTCACCCTGGTCTCGGAGTTG AACTACCAGAGAGATCATATGGTTCTGACTGCCGTATGTATGTTCCAGAAAACCCTACCAACAGATTTATTAATATTCAA GAGACATTGTTTGATGAATTTGTTATTGCCCATGTCTTGGGTTGGTGGGGTAAGGCAGTAATGATACGGAACCAACTTCTCCTATGGGTCTTGTCAGTTGGTTTTGAGCTCATGGAG CTTACATTTAGGCACATGCTGCCAAATTTTAACGAGTGTTGGTGGGACAGTATTATATTGGATATCATGATATGTAATTGGTTTG GTATTTGGGCGGGGATGCACACAGTCCGTTACTTTGATGGCAAAACATACGAATGGGTTGGACTGAGCCGTCAGCCAAGCATTATGGGTAAG GTAAAAAGGTCATTATGTCAGTTCACACCCGCTAAATGGGATAAGGATCAATGGCATCCTTTCATGGAGCCAAGGAGATTCATCCAAGTGTTCTGTCTCTGCGTCGGTTTCATGACAGTGGAACTTAACACCTTCTTCCTGAAATTTTGTCTCTGGATTCCTCCCAGGAACCCCTTGGTTGTGTATCGGCTGATCCTTTGGTGGTTAATTGCTATCCCGGCAATTCGTGAGTACAACACCTACTTGCAAGACAG AAAACCAGTGAAGAAGGTGGGAGCTTTTTGTTGGCTTTCGTTAGCTATATGCATGGTAGAGCTGCTTATATGCATGAAGTTTGGACACG GTTTGTTTCAAGATCCAATGCCTACTTGGTTGATTACTCTTTGGATTTGTGTGGGGATTTCTCTTGCGCTTTTCTTGCTGGAATGGTCACGAAGGGATCACTTACGCTCAATAAAGCAGCTGTAA
- the LOC4324139 gene encoding origin of replication complex subunit 4 isoform 2 (isoform 2 is encoded by transcript variant 2) has protein sequence MAAAAAAASVASQAQAVLRGRLCDQAVVHSALRSSPDTNYSKLKYLVASSVSEACNNSVLLLGPRGCGKAAVVDMVLDDLKKDHPDAISVIRLNGMLHSDDNCATKEIARQLCLEHQLSFSKMASSDDNTEFMIDMLRECGLAHKTIIFVLEEFDLFAQGKQRLLYSLLDAMQSLTSQAVVIGVSCRLDADQLLEKRVRSRFSHRKLLFVPSSVDSLQRLMEHLLALPEDSPLPTKYVREYNARITSIFNDKKFKGILSSLTDADATTSHILRFLFRVVSYMDIDSGLLSMQSFMNALSSMQRQPKMDSLQDLSILELYILVCMNRLEDKEKSSYNFITIMKEYKSVQDAYKTSDKYSHTVCFRAFEHLLDRELISFADNKGRNQALEYRPVKLLISSRELAESLKLNTTCPAVLQKLLDRERYM, from the exons atggcggcggcggcggcggctgcgtccGTGGCGAGTCAAGCGCAGGCCGTGCTCCGCGGCAGGCTCTGCGACCAGGCCGTCGTCCACTCCGCCCTCAGGTCCTCGCCGGACACCAACTACAG TAAGCTGAAGTACCTCGTCGCCAGCTCCGTCTCCGAAGCCTGCAACAACTCCGTCCTACTCCTCGGCCCCCGCGGCTGCGGAAAAGCCGCG GTGGTCGACATGGTTCTAGATGATCTGAAGAAGGATCATCCTGATGCAATATCAGTG ATCAGGCTGAATGGGATGCTACATAGTGATGACAACTGTGCCACGAAG GAAATTGCGAGGCAACTTTGTTTGGAACATCAGTTATCATTTTCCAAAATG GCTTCTTCAGATGACAACACGGAATTCATGATTGACATGTTACG GGAGTGTGGACTAGCTCACAAGACAATAATTTTTGTCCTAGAAGAGTTTGACCTCTTTGCTCAG GGGAAGCAGAGGTTACTCTATAGCTTACTTGATGCAATGCAATCTCTCACCTCACAAGCTGTTGTTATTGGTGTGAGTTGCCGATTG GATGCAGACCAACTCCTAGAGAAAAGGGTTAGATCCCGGTTCTCTCATAGGAAGCTTCTGTTTGTTCCTTCTTCAGTGGATAGTTTACAGAG GTTAATGGAGCACTTGCTAGCACTTCCTGAAGATTCTCCCTTACCAACAAAGTATGTCAGGGAGTACAATGCACGGATTACT AGCATTTTCAATGACAAAAAGTTCAAAGGAATTCTCAGCTCCCTCACTGATGCTGACGCAACAACAAGCCACATCCTTAGATTTCT TTTCAGAGTGGTGTCATACATGGACATAGATTCTGGACTTCTGTCAATGCAAAGCTTCATGAATGCGCTATCTTCGATGCAGAGGCAGCCTAAGATGGACAGTTTGCAAG ATCTCTCCATTTTGGAACTATACATTCTTGTATGCATGAACAGGCTAGAAGATAAGGAGAAAAGTTCATACAACTTTATCACTATTATGAAAG AGTACAAATCTGTGCAGGATGCCTACAAAACGTCGGACAAATATTCACACACTGTTTGTTTTAGA GCTTTTGAGCATCTTTTGGATCGCGAGTTGATTAGCTTTGCAGACAACAAAGGGAGAAATCAGGCGCTTGAATATCGTCCTGTCAAACTTCTGATATCTTCACGTGAGCTTGCTGAGTCCCTCAAGTTGAACACGACCTGCCCT GCTGTTTTGCAGAAGCTTCTTGACCGTGAAAGATACATgtaa
- the LOC4324139 gene encoding origin of replication complex subunit 4 isoform 1 (isoform 1 is encoded by transcript variant 1), whose product MAAAAAAASVASQAQAVLRGRLCDQAVVHSALRSSPDTNYSKLKYLVASSVSEACNNSVLLLGPRGCGKAAVRFSFLVYSSAPLSAVFSDAGVVFDEMCQWAIYDFTLWVVSAWTEVVDMVLDDLKKDHPDAISVIRLNGMLHSDDNCATKEIARQLCLEHQLSFSKMASSDDNTEFMIDMLRECGLAHKTIIFVLEEFDLFAQGKQRLLYSLLDAMQSLTSQAVVIGVSCRLDADQLLEKRVRSRFSHRKLLFVPSSVDSLQRLMEHLLALPEDSPLPTKYVREYNARITSIFNDKKFKGILSSLTDADATTSHILRFLFRVVSYMDIDSGLLSMQSFMNALSSMQRQPKMDSLQDLSILELYILVCMNRLEDKEKSSYNFITIMKEYKSVQDAYKTSDKYSHTVCFRAFEHLLDRELISFADNKGRNQALEYRPVKLLISSRELAESLKLNTTCPAVLQKLLDRERYM is encoded by the exons atggcggcggcggcggcggctgcgtccGTGGCGAGTCAAGCGCAGGCCGTGCTCCGCGGCAGGCTCTGCGACCAGGCCGTCGTCCACTCCGCCCTCAGGTCCTCGCCGGACACCAACTACAG TAAGCTGAAGTACCTCGTCGCCAGCTCCGTCTCCGAAGCCTGCAACAACTCCGTCCTACTCCTCGGCCCCCGCGGCTGCGGAAAAGCCGCGGTGAGGTTTTCCTTCCTAGTATACTCTTCTGCCCCACTTTCAGCGGTTTTCTCGGATGCGGGggtggtgttcgacgaaatgtgcCAGTGGGCGATCTACGACTTTACGCTATGGGTTGTTTCGGCATGGActgag GTGGTCGACATGGTTCTAGATGATCTGAAGAAGGATCATCCTGATGCAATATCAGTG ATCAGGCTGAATGGGATGCTACATAGTGATGACAACTGTGCCACGAAG GAAATTGCGAGGCAACTTTGTTTGGAACATCAGTTATCATTTTCCAAAATG GCTTCTTCAGATGACAACACGGAATTCATGATTGACATGTTACG GGAGTGTGGACTAGCTCACAAGACAATAATTTTTGTCCTAGAAGAGTTTGACCTCTTTGCTCAG GGGAAGCAGAGGTTACTCTATAGCTTACTTGATGCAATGCAATCTCTCACCTCACAAGCTGTTGTTATTGGTGTGAGTTGCCGATTG GATGCAGACCAACTCCTAGAGAAAAGGGTTAGATCCCGGTTCTCTCATAGGAAGCTTCTGTTTGTTCCTTCTTCAGTGGATAGTTTACAGAG GTTAATGGAGCACTTGCTAGCACTTCCTGAAGATTCTCCCTTACCAACAAAGTATGTCAGGGAGTACAATGCACGGATTACT AGCATTTTCAATGACAAAAAGTTCAAAGGAATTCTCAGCTCCCTCACTGATGCTGACGCAACAACAAGCCACATCCTTAGATTTCT TTTCAGAGTGGTGTCATACATGGACATAGATTCTGGACTTCTGTCAATGCAAAGCTTCATGAATGCGCTATCTTCGATGCAGAGGCAGCCTAAGATGGACAGTTTGCAAG ATCTCTCCATTTTGGAACTATACATTCTTGTATGCATGAACAGGCTAGAAGATAAGGAGAAAAGTTCATACAACTTTATCACTATTATGAAAG AGTACAAATCTGTGCAGGATGCCTACAAAACGTCGGACAAATATTCACACACTGTTTGTTTTAGA GCTTTTGAGCATCTTTTGGATCGCGAGTTGATTAGCTTTGCAGACAACAAAGGGAGAAATCAGGCGCTTGAATATCGTCCTGTCAAACTTCTGATATCTTCACGTGAGCTTGCTGAGTCCCTCAAGTTGAACACGACCTGCCCT GCTGTTTTGCAGAAGCTTCTTGACCGTGAAAGATACATgtaa